A genomic window from Denticeps clupeoides chromosome 11, fDenClu1.1, whole genome shotgun sequence includes:
- the rhobtb4 gene encoding rho related BTB domain containing 4 isoform X2, whose protein sequence is MDIDTDYERPNVETIKCVVVGDNAVGKTRLICARACNATLTQYQLLATHVPTVWAIDQYRVCQEVLERSRDVVDEVSVSLRLWDTFGDHHKDRRFAYGRSDVVVLCFSLANPNSLRHVRSMWFPEIKHFCPRTPIILVGCQLDLRYADLDAVNRARRPLAKPIKPTDILPPERGHEVAKELGVPYYETSIVAQFGVKDVFDNAIRAALISRRHLQFWKSHLKKVQRPLLQAPFLPPRPPRPVVGIPDPPPMDGERPDSLFSRPLCADVLFLLQGGATRVFAHKVYLATSCSKFYDLFTLDLGGQSGGGAVVEKKEEAEQMEADAGICNDDDDEEEEHARRGAKEQAGRTKSLDTDKDGDPAPQGSRPSLLLQQGSLRTSQSDNALPASSLCSTGCLRAGRALLGWGRGFLGVYLEHVDDPMTGLPRLMTVVSMDSLIQEAPFQAVLQYLYTGSLDEQRGDLMQVATIAELLEVFDLRMMVANVLNRESFMNQEITKAFHVRRANRIKECLSKGTFADVVFRLDDGFLPAHKPLLISSCDWMAAMFRGSFMESYVEEVSVPNTGTACMQAVLEYLYCGVYTPSPELQPMDLIVLANRLCLPRLVALTEQHAVDDLLQWSVKGVDIDGHVLAYLEMAQFHNAKQLSVWCLHHICTNYNSVCRKFPKDMKTMSPENQKHFEKQRWPPVWFLKEEDRYLRSQKEREREEELLRKQHTKRGWCFWRQPSPSTPHIS, encoded by the exons ATGGATATAGACACGGACTATGAGCGGCCAAATGTGGAGACGATAAAGTGCGTGGTGGTGGGCGACAATGCGGTGGGCAAGACGAGGCTGATCTGCGCACGCGCCTGCAACGCCACGCTCACCCAGTACCAGCTGCTCGCCACCCACGTGCCGACCGTCTGGGCGATCGACCAGTACCGCGTGTGCCAGGAG GTTCTGGAAAGGTCCAGAGATGTGGTGGACGAGGTCAGCGTTTCTCTCCGTCTATGGGACACCTTTGGAGATCACCACAAAGACAGACGCTTCGCATACGGCAG GTCTGATGTGGTGGTGCTGTGCTTCTCCTTGGCCAACCCCAACTCCTTGCGTCACGTCCGCAGTATGTGGTTCCCTGAGATCAAGCACTTCTGCCCCCGCACTCCCATCATCCTGGTGGGCTGCCAGCTGGACCTGCGCTACGCTGACCTGGATGCTGTCAACCGCGCACGCCGCCCTCTGGCCaa ACCCATCAAGCCGACGGACATTCTGCCTCCGGAGCGTGGACACGAGGTGGCGAAGGAACTGGGTGTTCCGTACTACGAGACCAGCATTGTTGCTCAGTTCGGGGTTAAGGATGTCTTTGACAACGCCATCCGTGCCGCCCTCATCTCACGCCGGCACCTGCAGTTCTGGAAGTCCCACCTGAAGAAGGTCCAGCGACCCCTGCTGCAGGCCCCCTTCCTGCCCCCTCGGCCGCCAAGGCCGGTGGTGGGGATCCCCGACCCGCCGCCGATGGATGGCGAGCGTCCCGACTCCCTCTTCTCCCGGCCACTCTGTGCTGATGTGCTCTTCCTCCTGCAGGGCGGTGCCACCCGGGTCTTTGCCCACAAAGTCTACCTAGCCACCTCCTGCTCTAAGTTCTATGACCTATTCACCCTTGACCTGGGGGGGCAGTCAGGGGGAGGGGCTGTGGTGGAGAAGAAAGAGGAAGCGGAGCAGATGGAGGCAGATGCTGGAATAtgcaatgatgatgatgatgaggaggaagagcacGCCCGGAGAGGAGCGAAAGAGCAGGCGGGTCGAACCAAAAGCCTTGATACAGATAAGGATGGAGATCCAGCTCCTCAGGGGTCCAGGCCCTCcctcctgctgcagcagggCTCTCTCAGGACTTCCCAGAGTGACAATGCACTTCCTGCCAGCAGCCTGTGCTCCACGGGGTGCCTGAGGGCAGGCCGCGCCCTGCTgggctgggggcggggctttctGGGTGTGTACCTGGAGCACGTCGACGACCCCATGACAGGCCTGCCCCGGCTCATGACTGTGGTCTCCATGGACAGCCTCATCCAGGAGGCACCTTTTCAG GCAGTGCTGCAGTATTTATACACGGGCAGTCTGGATGAGCAGCGTGGGGACCTCATGCAGGTGGCCACCATCGCCGAGCTCCTGGAGGTCTTCGATCTGCGCATGATGGTGGCCAATGTGCTGAACCGCGAAAGCTTCATGAACCAGGAGATCACGAAGGCTTTCCACGTGCGCCGGGCCAACCGCATCAAAGAGTGCCTGAGCAAGGGCACCTTTGCCG ATGTGGTGTTCCGATTGGATGATGGCTTCCTGCCTGCCCACAAACCACTGCTCATCTCGAGCTGTGATTGGATGGCGGCAATGTTCCGTGGCTCGTTCATGGAGAGCTACGTAGAGGAG GTGTCCGTCCCCAACACGGGTACTGCGTGCATGCAGGCGGTGCTGGAGTACCTGTACTGTGGCGTCTACACCCCCAGTCCAGAGCTGCAGCCCATGGACCTAATTGTGCTGGCCAATCGGCTGTGCCTGCCCCGCCTTGTGGCTCTCACAG AGCAACACGCGGTGGACGACCTGCTGCAGTGGTCTGTGAAGGGGGTGGACATTGACGGACACGTGCTTGCATACCTGGAGATGGCTCAG TTCCACAATGCTAAGCAGCTGTCTGTGTGGTGCTTGCATCACATCTGCACCAACTACAACAGCGTTTGCCGCAAATTCCCCAAAGACATGAAGACCATGTCACCAG AGAACCAGAAGCACTTTGAGAAGCAGCGCTGGCCGCCTGTGTGGTTCCTGAAGGAGGAAGACCGTTACCTGCGCTCCCAGAAAGAGCGCGAGCGGGAGGAGGAGCTTCTGCGCAAGCAGCACACCAAGAGGGGCTGGTGCTTCTGGAGACAGCCGTCCCCCTCCACCCCTCATATCTCGTGA
- the rhobtb4 gene encoding rho related BTB domain containing 4 isoform X1 has product MWVGSGSVGRALSMDIDTDYERPNVETIKCVVVGDNAVGKTRLICARACNATLTQYQLLATHVPTVWAIDQYRVCQEVLERSRDVVDEVSVSLRLWDTFGDHHKDRRFAYGRSDVVVLCFSLANPNSLRHVRSMWFPEIKHFCPRTPIILVGCQLDLRYADLDAVNRARRPLAKPIKPTDILPPERGHEVAKELGVPYYETSIVAQFGVKDVFDNAIRAALISRRHLQFWKSHLKKVQRPLLQAPFLPPRPPRPVVGIPDPPPMDGERPDSLFSRPLCADVLFLLQGGATRVFAHKVYLATSCSKFYDLFTLDLGGQSGGGAVVEKKEEAEQMEADAGICNDDDDEEEEHARRGAKEQAGRTKSLDTDKDGDPAPQGSRPSLLLQQGSLRTSQSDNALPASSLCSTGCLRAGRALLGWGRGFLGVYLEHVDDPMTGLPRLMTVVSMDSLIQEAPFQAVLQYLYTGSLDEQRGDLMQVATIAELLEVFDLRMMVANVLNRESFMNQEITKAFHVRRANRIKECLSKGTFADVVFRLDDGFLPAHKPLLISSCDWMAAMFRGSFMESYVEEVSVPNTGTACMQAVLEYLYCGVYTPSPELQPMDLIVLANRLCLPRLVALTEQHAVDDLLQWSVKGVDIDGHVLAYLEMAQFHNAKQLSVWCLHHICTNYNSVCRKFPKDMKTMSPENQKHFEKQRWPPVWFLKEEDRYLRSQKEREREEELLRKQHTKRGWCFWRQPSPSTPHIS; this is encoded by the exons ATGTGGGTCGGTTCTGGATCGGTCGGAAG GGCCCTCTCCATGGATATAGACACGGACTATGAGCGGCCAAATGTGGAGACGATAAAGTGCGTGGTGGTGGGCGACAATGCGGTGGGCAAGACGAGGCTGATCTGCGCACGCGCCTGCAACGCCACGCTCACCCAGTACCAGCTGCTCGCCACCCACGTGCCGACCGTCTGGGCGATCGACCAGTACCGCGTGTGCCAGGAG GTTCTGGAAAGGTCCAGAGATGTGGTGGACGAGGTCAGCGTTTCTCTCCGTCTATGGGACACCTTTGGAGATCACCACAAAGACAGACGCTTCGCATACGGCAG GTCTGATGTGGTGGTGCTGTGCTTCTCCTTGGCCAACCCCAACTCCTTGCGTCACGTCCGCAGTATGTGGTTCCCTGAGATCAAGCACTTCTGCCCCCGCACTCCCATCATCCTGGTGGGCTGCCAGCTGGACCTGCGCTACGCTGACCTGGATGCTGTCAACCGCGCACGCCGCCCTCTGGCCaa ACCCATCAAGCCGACGGACATTCTGCCTCCGGAGCGTGGACACGAGGTGGCGAAGGAACTGGGTGTTCCGTACTACGAGACCAGCATTGTTGCTCAGTTCGGGGTTAAGGATGTCTTTGACAACGCCATCCGTGCCGCCCTCATCTCACGCCGGCACCTGCAGTTCTGGAAGTCCCACCTGAAGAAGGTCCAGCGACCCCTGCTGCAGGCCCCCTTCCTGCCCCCTCGGCCGCCAAGGCCGGTGGTGGGGATCCCCGACCCGCCGCCGATGGATGGCGAGCGTCCCGACTCCCTCTTCTCCCGGCCACTCTGTGCTGATGTGCTCTTCCTCCTGCAGGGCGGTGCCACCCGGGTCTTTGCCCACAAAGTCTACCTAGCCACCTCCTGCTCTAAGTTCTATGACCTATTCACCCTTGACCTGGGGGGGCAGTCAGGGGGAGGGGCTGTGGTGGAGAAGAAAGAGGAAGCGGAGCAGATGGAGGCAGATGCTGGAATAtgcaatgatgatgatgatgaggaggaagagcacGCCCGGAGAGGAGCGAAAGAGCAGGCGGGTCGAACCAAAAGCCTTGATACAGATAAGGATGGAGATCCAGCTCCTCAGGGGTCCAGGCCCTCcctcctgctgcagcagggCTCTCTCAGGACTTCCCAGAGTGACAATGCACTTCCTGCCAGCAGCCTGTGCTCCACGGGGTGCCTGAGGGCAGGCCGCGCCCTGCTgggctgggggcggggctttctGGGTGTGTACCTGGAGCACGTCGACGACCCCATGACAGGCCTGCCCCGGCTCATGACTGTGGTCTCCATGGACAGCCTCATCCAGGAGGCACCTTTTCAG GCAGTGCTGCAGTATTTATACACGGGCAGTCTGGATGAGCAGCGTGGGGACCTCATGCAGGTGGCCACCATCGCCGAGCTCCTGGAGGTCTTCGATCTGCGCATGATGGTGGCCAATGTGCTGAACCGCGAAAGCTTCATGAACCAGGAGATCACGAAGGCTTTCCACGTGCGCCGGGCCAACCGCATCAAAGAGTGCCTGAGCAAGGGCACCTTTGCCG ATGTGGTGTTCCGATTGGATGATGGCTTCCTGCCTGCCCACAAACCACTGCTCATCTCGAGCTGTGATTGGATGGCGGCAATGTTCCGTGGCTCGTTCATGGAGAGCTACGTAGAGGAG GTGTCCGTCCCCAACACGGGTACTGCGTGCATGCAGGCGGTGCTGGAGTACCTGTACTGTGGCGTCTACACCCCCAGTCCAGAGCTGCAGCCCATGGACCTAATTGTGCTGGCCAATCGGCTGTGCCTGCCCCGCCTTGTGGCTCTCACAG AGCAACACGCGGTGGACGACCTGCTGCAGTGGTCTGTGAAGGGGGTGGACATTGACGGACACGTGCTTGCATACCTGGAGATGGCTCAG TTCCACAATGCTAAGCAGCTGTCTGTGTGGTGCTTGCATCACATCTGCACCAACTACAACAGCGTTTGCCGCAAATTCCCCAAAGACATGAAGACCATGTCACCAG AGAACCAGAAGCACTTTGAGAAGCAGCGCTGGCCGCCTGTGTGGTTCCTGAAGGAGGAAGACCGTTACCTGCGCTCCCAGAAAGAGCGCGAGCGGGAGGAGGAGCTTCTGCGCAAGCAGCACACCAAGAGGGGCTGGTGCTTCTGGAGACAGCCGTCCCCCTCCACCCCTCATATCTCGTGA